A single window of Crassostrea angulata isolate pt1a10 chromosome 8, ASM2561291v2, whole genome shotgun sequence DNA harbors:
- the LOC128160928 gene encoding BTB and MATH domain-containing protein 47-like, which translates to MAFSASIGNSPDSTVQPSTNLELEKEHFDYDPEVTDFTLIVENQKLHVAKVVLIDASPVFRKMLTGEFKEKNMTELELPGKKFSNFELFLRCIFPREYTLTETCIDEILPLADEYDVKCVLKKCENWLLTELEFKNAKVSPHYQGVEGDVRYLMKCLCYGEKYSPRQIDFPGRKFYIRPTWDPASYR; encoded by the exons atggcCTTCTCTGCATCGATCGGGAACAGCCCTGACTCAACTGTTCAGCCAAGCACGAATTTGGAACTCGAAAAGGAACATTTTGATTATGACCCAGAAGTAACTGATTTCACTTTGATCGttgaaaatcaaaagttacatgTGGCAAAAGTTGTCTTAATCGACGCATCACCTGTATTTAGGAAAATGTTAACAGGGGAATTTAAGGAGAAAAACATGACAGAGCTAGAACTTCCGGGGAAAAAGTTTTCCAACTTTGAACTGTTTCTGCGGTGTATTTTTCCAAGAGAGTACACACTAACAG AGACTTGCATTGACGAAATTCTTCCACTAGCTGATGAGTATGATGTAAAATGTGTTCTCAAGAAGTGTGAAAACTGGCTACTTACGGAGCTTGAGTTTAAAAATGCCAAGGTTTCTCCACACTACCAAGGTGTAGAGGGCGACGTGAGATATCTGATGAAATGTCTTTGTTATGGCGAGAAATATTCTCCCAGGCAAATTGATTTTCCTGGGAGAAAATTTTATATCAGGCCAACCTGGGATCCCGCTTCCTACAGATAG